A DNA window from Paenibacillus andongensis contains the following coding sequences:
- a CDS encoding glycoside hydrolase family 2 TIM barrel-domain containing protein yields MRQIVNFNTEWLFCAQDEPQSKHKNYKDDHFEEVNLPHTNKLVPHHYFSESDYQFVSWYRRHFEVPADWTGKSLIVEFDGVMSVTEVYVNGALVGEHQGGYTSFSFEISEWVICGESNVIAVRVDSTRRPDIPPEGRLVDYMLFGGIYRNVRLIVTNAVYIEWASYEWKDVTAQEASMDGTFRINNRGEARTLMLHTSLLSPLGKVIEQVIMPIIAEAGETEVSQLTLHVKNPHLWNIDDPYLYVVRTSMCDTGVDSSENDDLNTRVGIRSAEFRKDGKFYLNGRPLKLRGLNRHQMFPYLGGAMCERGQRKDADILKEELGLNFVRSSHYPADPSFLDRCDEIGLLVFEELPGWQYVGNAEWKNKALVLLEEMIVRDRNHPSIFLWGVRINESQDDTEFYLQTNALARKLDPSRATGGVRAIHDSEFLEDVFTYNDFTRNREGKILQPNHSPYLITEYMGHMYPTKSYDSVERQIKHALGHAQIQNGQYGVPHVAGAAGWCAFDYNTHQDFGSGDRICYHGVCDIFRLPKFAGHFYRSQQEPNKQSVVFIARYLIPSFNEDFRDVVPVFTNCEEADLFINGVQIASERPDYVNYPSLPHPPIMFTGCSWWEWGSSLLTSLKVVGKIGGIAVAEHELFPMGIPDHLILQADDLELIADGADCTRVVVALRDSKGQTLQLAHHAVSFHIEGPGKLIGENPFSLEAGRGAVYIQATRTPGTIRCIATVKGGMAAEVVLRTRALQAQIVPVPQRTKQLT; encoded by the coding sequence ATGAGACAGATTGTAAATTTTAACACGGAGTGGTTGTTCTGTGCTCAGGATGAGCCGCAAAGCAAACACAAGAACTATAAAGATGATCATTTCGAGGAGGTTAATCTCCCGCATACCAATAAACTAGTTCCTCATCACTATTTTAGCGAATCGGACTATCAGTTTGTTTCTTGGTATCGGCGTCACTTTGAGGTCCCTGCGGACTGGACGGGGAAAAGTCTAATTGTGGAGTTCGATGGTGTGATGTCTGTAACGGAGGTTTATGTCAATGGAGCCTTAGTAGGTGAGCATCAAGGGGGTTATACTTCCTTTTCATTCGAGATAAGCGAATGGGTTATATGTGGGGAATCCAACGTGATTGCTGTCAGAGTTGATTCGACACGTAGACCAGATATCCCGCCGGAAGGGCGATTGGTCGATTATATGCTGTTCGGTGGCATCTATCGGAATGTCCGACTTATCGTGACGAACGCTGTGTATATCGAGTGGGCCTCTTATGAGTGGAAAGATGTGACTGCACAGGAAGCTTCGATGGATGGCACATTTCGGATTAACAATCGGGGTGAAGCGAGGACACTTATGCTGCACACCTCATTGCTCTCTCCCCTGGGTAAAGTCATTGAGCAAGTCATCATGCCAATCATCGCGGAAGCCGGGGAAACAGAAGTGAGTCAGCTGACGCTGCACGTGAAAAACCCGCATTTGTGGAACATCGACGATCCCTATTTGTATGTAGTGAGGACGTCCATGTGTGACACGGGGGTGGATAGCAGTGAGAATGATGATTTGAATACCAGGGTGGGTATACGAAGTGCTGAGTTCCGTAAGGATGGGAAATTCTATCTGAATGGACGTCCGCTTAAGCTGCGAGGCTTGAATCGCCATCAGATGTTCCCGTATTTGGGAGGCGCGATGTGTGAAAGGGGGCAGCGCAAAGATGCGGATATTTTAAAAGAGGAGCTGGGACTGAACTTTGTTCGCTCTTCTCACTATCCCGCAGATCCATCTTTTCTTGATCGCTGCGATGAGATTGGCTTGCTTGTCTTCGAGGAGCTGCCAGGCTGGCAGTACGTTGGTAATGCAGAATGGAAAAACAAGGCGCTAGTTCTGCTAGAAGAAATGATCGTGCGTGACCGCAATCACCCTTCGATCTTCTTGTGGGGCGTTCGTATTAATGAGTCTCAGGACGATACTGAGTTCTATTTGCAGACGAATGCGCTTGCTCGCAAGTTGGATCCATCACGGGCTACCGGTGGCGTGCGCGCTATACATGACAGCGAATTTCTGGAGGATGTTTTTACGTACAACGATTTCACACGTAATCGGGAAGGGAAAATCCTGCAGCCAAACCATTCGCCGTATCTCATTACGGAATATATGGGGCATATGTATCCGACGAAGTCGTATGACAGTGTGGAGCGGCAAATCAAGCATGCCCTTGGCCATGCTCAGATTCAGAACGGGCAGTATGGCGTGCCCCATGTTGCGGGAGCAGCTGGCTGGTGCGCGTTCGACTATAACACGCATCAGGATTTCGGCTCCGGTGATCGCATTTGCTATCATGGCGTCTGTGATATTTTCCGATTGCCGAAGTTTGCGGGACATTTTTACCGCAGTCAACAGGAGCCTAACAAGCAGTCTGTCGTATTTATTGCTCGTTATTTGATCCCGTCCTTTAATGAGGACTTTCGGGATGTCGTTCCTGTTTTCACGAATTGTGAAGAAGCGGACTTATTTATTAATGGGGTTCAAATTGCCTCAGAGCGCCCCGACTATGTGAATTACCCTAGCTTGCCCCATCCGCCGATTATGTTCACAGGCTGCAGTTGGTGGGAGTGGGGATCGAGTCTGCTAACGAGTCTCAAAGTTGTTGGCAAAATCGGCGGTATCGCAGTAGCCGAGCATGAGCTGTTTCCAATGGGGATTCCAGATCACTTGATCCTGCAGGCGGACGATCTCGAGCTTATCGCAGACGGTGCAGATTGCACCCGAGTCGTAGTTGCTTTGCGAGACAGCAAAGGGCAGACGCTGCAGCTTGCTCATCATGCGGTTTCATTCCATATCGAGGGTCCAGGGAAATTGATTGGCGAGAATCCCTTCAGCTTGGAAGCCGGCAGAGGCGCTGTGTATATTCAGGCGACCCGAACGCCAGGGACTATTCGTTGTATAGCAACAGTGAAGGGGGGGATGGCGGCAGAGGTGGTACTTCGAACGAGGGCGCTGCAAGCACAAATCGTTCCTGTTCCACAGCGAACCAAGCAACTCACATAG
- a CDS encoding carbohydrate ABC transporter permease — protein sequence MKIRSRGDQWFDAFNVFLMLAVVVLTLAPFWFALVGSLNQGVDYMRGGVYLWPREFTLANYRSIFADNTIYHAYFITVSRSLIGTTLHVAFTALVAYGMSRKALAGRNVYLIIMLFTMFFYGGLIPTYLLYKQLGLLNNFLVYIVPTMFSVWDMIIIMSFFRTIPESIVESAKIDGAGEYRIFLQLVLPLTKPVLAAIALFNCVYHWNAYTDALFFTTKDYLEPVQLFLKRIVTDASVAQKFGEQLAGNMPEEAKQISSETLKLAMMMATTAPILIVYPFLQRFFVKGVLIGSVKG from the coding sequence ATGAAAATCCGCTCAAGAGGAGATCAATGGTTTGATGCTTTCAACGTCTTCCTCATGCTGGCCGTCGTCGTCCTGACGCTTGCCCCCTTCTGGTTTGCGCTGGTCGGTTCATTGAATCAGGGAGTCGATTATATGAGGGGAGGCGTCTACTTATGGCCACGCGAGTTTACACTCGCCAATTATAGGTCGATTTTCGCCGATAACACGATTTACCATGCCTATTTCATCACGGTGTCTCGCTCGCTGATAGGCACGACTCTTCACGTCGCGTTTACTGCGCTGGTTGCTTATGGCATGTCGCGCAAAGCGTTGGCGGGGCGTAATGTGTATCTGATTATCATGCTGTTTACGATGTTTTTCTACGGCGGTTTGATCCCCACCTATTTGCTTTACAAGCAGCTCGGCTTGTTGAACAATTTCCTTGTTTACATTGTGCCGACGATGTTCAGCGTGTGGGATATGATTATTATCATGTCATTTTTCCGGACGATCCCGGAGTCGATTGTAGAATCCGCGAAAATCGATGGCGCTGGCGAATACCGCATTTTCCTGCAGCTCGTTCTTCCACTGACCAAGCCGGTTTTGGCTGCGATTGCGCTTTTCAACTGTGTGTATCACTGGAATGCCTATACGGATGCGCTATTCTTTACAACCAAGGACTATCTTGAGCCTGTGCAGCTGTTTCTAAAGCGAATCGTGACGGATGCATCGGTCGCGCAGAAGTTTGGTGAACAACTAGCGGGGAATATGCCGGAAGAAGCAAAGCAGATCAGTTCCGAAACCTTGAAGCTTGCGATGATGATGGCAACGACCGCTCCAATCTTAATTGTGTATCCGTTTCTCCAAAGGTTTTTCGTCAAAGGCGTTTTAATTGGTTCTGTGAAAGGTTAG
- a CDS encoding ABC transporter permease, which produces MERAVTTDRPFRAAGKAATGRHTRWKSQFALQSMVWPGVLFLLIFSYIPMYGILIAFKDYDLFLGVSGSPWVGLAHFREFFTDANFMNVLRNTLAMNILVLIFGFPAPIVFALFLNELTTAKFKRFVQTISYLPHFVSWVIFGGLIMTVLSPSNGVLNMLLLQLHFINEPLNFMGKPELFWFIMVGAEMLKGIGWGAIIYIAAIAGVDQELYEAAKIDGAGRFQRMWYITVPSIMGTIVIMLIFAVSSILNTGIEQMLVMQNPLNLNVSETIDTYVYKVGLQQMRYSYSTAVGLAKSLVALILLIGANQVTRKISGNSLF; this is translated from the coding sequence GTGGAAAGAGCCGTAACGACAGATCGTCCTTTTCGTGCAGCAGGCAAAGCGGCTACTGGCAGACATACAAGATGGAAAAGCCAGTTCGCCCTGCAAAGCATGGTATGGCCAGGGGTGCTGTTCCTGCTGATATTTTCCTACATTCCCATGTATGGAATTTTAATTGCGTTCAAGGATTATGATCTATTCTTAGGTGTGTCGGGTTCACCTTGGGTTGGTTTGGCACATTTTCGGGAATTTTTTACCGATGCTAATTTTATGAACGTGCTGCGCAATACGCTGGCGATGAATATCCTCGTTCTCATTTTTGGATTCCCGGCGCCGATCGTGTTCGCGCTGTTTCTGAACGAACTGACGACCGCGAAGTTCAAACGCTTTGTGCAAACGATTTCTTATTTGCCTCACTTTGTCTCTTGGGTCATCTTTGGCGGTTTAATTATGACCGTGCTGTCGCCCTCGAATGGGGTCCTCAACATGCTCTTACTGCAGCTGCACTTCATCAATGAACCACTCAATTTCATGGGCAAGCCAGAGTTGTTCTGGTTCATCATGGTCGGGGCGGAGATGCTGAAGGGAATCGGTTGGGGAGCTATCATCTACATTGCGGCCATTGCCGGGGTCGATCAGGAGCTGTACGAAGCGGCCAAAATCGACGGAGCCGGCAGATTTCAGCGTATGTGGTACATTACGGTGCCCAGCATCATGGGGACGATCGTCATTATGCTTATTTTCGCTGTCAGCTCGATTCTGAATACTGGTATTGAACAGATGCTGGTCATGCAGAATCCGCTGAACCTGAATGTCAGTGAAACGATTGACACTTACGTCTACAAGGTGGGACTGCAGCAAATGCGGTATTCCTACTCGACAGCCGTGGGGCTTGCCAAATCACTGGTCGCCTTGATTCTGCTGATCGGTGCCAATCAAGTCACGCGTAAAATATCCGGCAACAGTCTGTTCTAA
- a CDS encoding cellulase family glycosylhydrolase, producing the protein MTRRQVKYGFIQQGGDGDYMFEQAPQKKVKLYGANLTWNMFYDSHEGADKTADRLARLGYNVVRLHTLDSMADWAQGIFVQNKSTTPQLNAARLDSLDYLIAKLKSKGIYITIDIFQLYDFKEIPGLGNYADGAKSAYLLPLLPQALNMWKAIANTWLSHVNPYTELPLKNDPVLIGVSPWNESLLLNMGLSGMTNDLRGYMLEDFNDYLIAHGKSAITSFPSNYWNAAR; encoded by the coding sequence ATGACGCGCCGGCAGGTTAAATATGGCTTCATCCAACAAGGCGGTGATGGCGACTACATGTTCGAGCAAGCGCCGCAAAAGAAGGTGAAGCTGTACGGAGCCAATTTAACCTGGAATATGTTCTACGACTCACATGAAGGTGCGGATAAAACCGCAGATCGCCTAGCGCGGTTAGGCTATAACGTGGTGCGGCTTCATACGCTGGACTCAATGGCCGATTGGGCACAGGGCATTTTTGTCCAAAATAAATCCACGACACCTCAATTGAATGCTGCCAGATTGGATAGCTTGGACTATTTGATTGCGAAGCTGAAGTCCAAGGGGATTTATATCACGATCGATATTTTCCAACTCTACGATTTCAAAGAGATCCCTGGGCTTGGCAATTATGCGGATGGGGCGAAATCCGCGTATTTGCTGCCACTTCTACCGCAAGCGCTCAATATGTGGAAGGCGATTGCTAACACATGGTTATCCCATGTTAACCCTTATACGGAACTCCCCTTGAAGAATGATCCCGTACTGATCGGTGTTAGCCCCTGGAATGAATCTTTACTCCTGAATATGGGTCTTAGCGGGATGACGAACGATCTTCGCGGATACATGCTTGAGGATTTTAACGATTATCTGATTGCGCATGGAAAGTCGGCCATCACGAGCTTCCCAAGCAATTATTGGAATGCTGCCAGATAG
- a CDS encoding cache domain-containing sensor histidine kinase → MSLKSKVTLAFVLLILLPFIVLGLYTYDQTQRYMRDQLIANSQMTLKQVKSTIENKIELIESVSNSITYNYRLQQFLDAPYSQANNSLDDYFSYAVPLINYAMLFQKINTEKISVYMSNETIPEGFGAFYHETKALQEPWYDAFKHSEKKSAWVMRSSQELGETFGYMQKMISLGDNDLGFTLVDVRPSDLLDPIARIAESNQYIVLMNDQGRILFPKGQVASDRAPSVEPPLPGSYLIQGNQLVISESLKGLGLSMLMTITLPRSFSSLQVVTNLAFLTAMVLLLFAFYSVLKFTLRKMKTSIQQMAHAIESGFEPIPNDRQDEFGVITEKFNLLLNKITLLMKERIRQETMHKDAQFIALQSQINPHFIYNTLDMFSAKMELAGQFDVSDAMADFGKMMRYNMDNQFRFTTLEAEIRYLEQYMNLQKIKYGDSIELSIRVPDMLLPFQIIRFILQPIVENSIKHGFPQQETLRIELDISLQPDSTIRLSIHDNGPGIAPERLHELNARFRTSAYTPSSSPLRESIGLGNINERLKLYYGEDYPLLLESTPGQYAETILTIPYDAREEDSHV, encoded by the coding sequence ATGAGCCTCAAAAGTAAGGTGACACTTGCCTTTGTACTGCTGATTCTGCTGCCATTCATCGTTCTGGGCTTGTATACCTACGACCAAACGCAACGCTACATGAGAGATCAGTTGATTGCGAATTCGCAAATGACCTTGAAGCAAGTGAAATCTACAATTGAGAACAAAATTGAACTCATTGAAAGCGTTAGCAACAGCATCACGTACAATTACCGCTTGCAGCAATTTTTGGATGCCCCCTACTCGCAAGCCAATAATTCCTTAGATGACTATTTCAGCTATGCCGTACCGCTCATTAATTACGCTATGCTGTTCCAAAAAATCAATACAGAGAAAATATCGGTGTATATGAGCAACGAAACGATTCCGGAAGGATTCGGGGCCTTTTACCATGAAACGAAAGCTTTACAGGAACCTTGGTACGATGCCTTCAAGCACTCCGAGAAAAAGTCTGCTTGGGTAATGCGGAGTAGCCAGGAACTTGGGGAAACGTTTGGGTATATGCAGAAAATGATCTCACTCGGGGACAATGATCTCGGGTTCACCCTTGTTGATGTGCGGCCAAGCGATCTGCTTGATCCTATCGCACGAATAGCAGAAAGCAACCAGTATATTGTGCTCATGAACGATCAAGGACGCATTCTGTTCCCTAAAGGCCAGGTTGCATCTGATCGCGCTCCATCCGTTGAACCTCCCCTACCTGGAAGCTATCTCATTCAAGGAAACCAGCTAGTGATCTCTGAATCGCTAAAGGGACTGGGCTTATCCATGCTGATGACGATTACACTGCCAAGATCGTTCAGCTCCCTCCAGGTGGTAACGAATCTTGCTTTCCTCACGGCGATGGTGTTGCTGTTGTTCGCCTTTTACTCCGTGCTGAAATTCACTTTAAGGAAAATGAAAACAAGCATCCAGCAGATGGCACACGCCATCGAATCTGGCTTTGAACCCATACCGAATGATCGACAGGATGAATTCGGGGTGATCACAGAGAAATTTAACCTACTGTTAAATAAGATTACCCTGCTGATGAAAGAAAGGATCCGCCAAGAAACCATGCATAAGGATGCCCAGTTCATCGCGCTCCAGTCTCAGATCAACCCGCATTTCATCTATAACACGCTCGATATGTTCAGCGCCAAGATGGAGCTTGCCGGTCAATTTGACGTCTCGGATGCTATGGCCGATTTTGGGAAAATGATGCGGTACAACATGGACAATCAGTTCCGTTTTACAACACTGGAAGCGGAAATCCGCTACCTGGAGCAGTATATGAACTTGCAGAAGATCAAGTATGGCGACAGTATCGAATTAAGCATTCGGGTGCCCGACATGCTCCTTCCTTTTCAAATCATTCGCTTCATTCTGCAACCCATCGTCGAGAACAGCATCAAGCACGGTTTCCCGCAGCAAGAAACCCTGCGCATCGAGCTTGACATCTCGCTACAGCCGGACAGCACCATTCGGCTGTCGATCCACGACAACGGCCCTGGCATTGCACCGGAGCGGCTGCATGAGCTAAATGCACGGTTCCGTACATCTGCCTATACCCCAAGCAGCAGCCCCCTTAGGGAAAGCATTGGTCTTGGCAATATTAACGAAAGATTGAAGCTGTATTACGGAGAGGACTACCCCCTTCTGCTCGAAAGTACTCCAGGCCAATATGCCGAAACGATTTTAACGATTCCTTACGATGCAAGAGAGGAGGACAGCCATGTATAG